tatttatgattatgcacaattaAACCTTCTAAATAACAAACatttgaatcaatttatacattCCATAGTGTGTTTTACAGtctcatatataataatattttcatgaaaaacatccattccatagacattaaccaattgttcttcactaatgtaaacacacataatcaagaatcaaaaggtctttaaaagcttgtaatgtaaggcaaAGGTGAAGGTAGttgaaaaatgaatatttaagcttaaatcacaccatagcatatatatattttttttttatattctctAGATTTTCCTATACACTTCAAGAATACATaatctctctcttccttcttttcacATGATCTTACTAAATTCCCTCACACTTATAATTTtgcaaaacttttttttttcaatatttctcTATACAGAtgttttttctctatttttttcttttctattcaACTCATCGGAAGAAATAGTAGAACATATACTTTCACATTATAATTGTACAAACCAATAAAACTCCCCCTTCTTACAATCTATAACCCACCccaccaaatcaaacaatcatataaaactatggtgtaatgggtcacaaaaATGATAGAAATTTTAAGTTGCAAAAGATTTAGATAttagtttataaaagaaaaagattagtcaTTATGGCTCGAAAATGGGAAACTAGGATATTCAATTTCATAGGTAAGCATGAAATGCTCAAACGATCCAATGTATATTTCTTAATCATCTTCTTAATTTTGTGTACTTAGGATTCTGCcttaaacaattaatcaatgatttctacagtggtcgagactatatatatagaagatagcatgcataaatatctccaaacaatagtgaaaaagtaaatataattttacacacattatgtttaaacatcgaagatcaagcttaagtaacaatCACACAAGcgttaagcacacaattcatggAGAATTCATCAATTTCCTAGGAGTAGTCTCATCTCAATCAGAAGTATTATCATTAACAGACAACTTTCAACACAACCATGCTTATGAAAACCTAAAAACAAACTAAagtgagaagaagaaaaaacgaCATAAAAACAACTccacataataaaaataaaaataaagtagttAAGTTTCAGTTGTTcctttcccccacacttaaacaatacattgtcctcaatgaaaaataaaagaaaatataatgaaaaagaaaaagaaaaaactccCTTATTCATCAGGCATATCTACCTGGTCATCTTCAGCTTCCTCCTTGTTCTTGTCATCTTGCATCATGGGAATAGGTGGTAGATACGGTCAAAACCACTATGGTGCAAGTGGATAGTTTGCCATCTCCATACCAAGGTGCATGGCATTCATCCTAAAAAAGACATCTTGGTAGCTAGCCCACTCAATCATGTGTTGATGGTGTGCGTGGATTTTAGTACGATGAGCATGCAGATCTTGAGAGGTATTGTACAGAGATTCCTCCGCAATATTCATATGGTCTGCCAAGGTCTCATTTTTTTGTTTATGGCGGTGGCCTAGCCTAAGTTTAAGAAGATGAGGTCGCCCCAGTAGTGTTAGTGACCTTGAAGCGAGTGATGGATGATCTATTCAATATATGCATAGGCTGCAACAAAGGCTCAGAAGGACCCCATTTCACACCAGCTTGAGCACACATGGCAGTAATGAGATGGGGATGATAGAACCCCTTAGAGACATGTCTGAAACTGTTATGAATGGATGACTTGATTATGCACCCCACATCAATTGTTTTCCCATTCAAGATGGCATATTAATGTATCGCGGTATCCACATTCACATCACTAGCATGTTTAGTTGGAAAGAACTTCGCATTGATAAACTTATGCCATGCTTTTTCAATAACTCCCATCGCCTCTTGCTTAAACTTAGTAGGAAGACCTCATTCAGTTAAGATCCATTGGGTTTCTGGTTTGCACAAAAATTGGATGATCTCATCAAAGTCGGGATTATCAACTATTTGGCTATACTCATCATTTTCTACACTAGGAAGCCcataaatttgaatttattgttGCTCTTGTAAAATTCACATTGACCCTTCTCACTGTAGCCATAGCTGTGACTTGAGAATTTCCATTGGCATAAACATCTATTACTATAGGGATTACTGCATCATCGGGTTGAAAATTttcttccaatttttttttttaatttgctcCACAATGGATGGATACCCATGCCGAACTTCCATATCAAACCCCTCTCTTTAATCATTGTTTTCTGCTTCACTACCACATCTTTATAGTGTTTAAATGTCTCCTCGAAAATAAATTTGTTGGCAGCAAATTGAACCCCGGATGAGGAAGCATCTTTGGTATTCTTTCTAAATCTCTTTGGTGACATTCTTCTCTTCAAAACTCAGTAACAAGCTTCCTTTAACAAAAATAATCAGGCACTAAGAGAACAATTCAAGATATCCCAAAAATATCAACTCAAACTTCTCTAACTATACCAACCAAAATCAACTAAGCAATTAAATGCTTTTTCTTGAAACATATTCAACCAATTCCCCTTAAAACTCAATCACACTTCTCTTAGAACTTTTATCAAACACTTAGTAGGCATGAGCAAATCCAAGATTGGAAAATATTGTTCTAGTAATCCATTCTCcccaaaatttaaattatcactAATACAACAACATAAACACTTAATCCAAGCCAAGGATCACAATAGATAAGCGATTCATCCACCAAAAATCATAAAATCCAAACATTGAAGAGAAACTACTTACTTGTAATCGAGAATAGAAAGTCTTGGAAGCTTGATTGTGCCAATAAATCACCTTGATACTACTTGGAGAACCTCAATTGGCAAATTTAGAATTATTGAGTTTTaggttttgaaagtgaaaatgGTGTAGAAGTTGGGAATTTTGGTGTGAATAGGTGAAAATGGTAGAAAATGAAGATTGAGAGTGGGAATTGTGATGGTTTGGGGGAAATTTTTTAGTGAAAATGGGTTTGAAATAATGAAATTTGGTGGAAATGAGAGAGTATTTTTGGTTTGAGAGGTTTTGATATTGTGGGAAGTGGGAAAAAATGATTTGggggtttttaaatttttttggctAAAATCATCCAGTGGCCACGGCCTGGGGTTATTGGTGGGCATGGCCACTACTCCCTGTTCTCCAAGTTGTGGTCGcgacccaattttttttttcacgtttttcacggttctaaaataaagaaaaaaaatattaaaactaagttcaaaaagaaaaaattacatggaaaaataaattaaacaaaaacgccttaaaaataaaataaagtacatAAACTTTGGCTAAGATTAACTTTGCTAGCTCAACATAAAACCTTTTCATACTTCATCAATATATTTCAGATTGAAGAGGTGAATCATAGTAGCTTGTTCCTCCTCGAAAGACTCATAATAAGGCTTCAATCTCTGCCCATTAACCTTGAGTAGTTTTCCCGTTGATGGACTTGTAATTTCTACCGCTCCATGAGGATAATGGTGTACCACTATGAAAGGTCTAACCCATCGAGATTTCAACTTATCTCGAAATAGTTTAAGAAGAGAATGATACAATAATACTCTTTGTCCTGCATCAAACGTTTTCTGAATAATTCTATTTTGATCATGAAAGGTCTTGgtcttttctttataaatcttagaGTTCTCATAAGCAACATTACGAATTTCCTCTAGCTCTTGTAATTGCAACATTCTTTATTGGTCTGCATTATCCATCTCCATGTTACACTTTTTCACAGTCCACCAAGCTTTATGCTCTAATTCAGCCGCTAAATTACAAGTCTTTCCATACACCAACCGATACGGCGACATACCAAGCGGTGTTTTGTATGCCCTGTGATATGCACATAGAGCAACATCTAGTCTTACACTCCAATCCTTCCTATTTGGGTTCACCGTCTTTTCAAGAGTAGACTTGACTTCGCTATTCGATACCTCGGCTtggccatttgcttgtggatggtaGGCAGAAGTTACTTTATGAGTCACTTGATAGTGCCGAAATAAAGCTTCAATATTtttattacagaaatgagtacctCAGTCACTAATTATTGCCCTTGGATTaccaaatatcacaaatatattcgTTCTAATGAACTCAACTACTGTTTTAGAATTATCTACTTTAGTTGCttttgcttccacccacttagacaCACAATCAACCACTAAAACAATATACTCAAAACTGCATGAcgatggaaatggtcccataaaatcaatgccccaaacatcaaaaatCTCGATAATATGTATGGGAGTTTGGGGCATTTGATCCATAGCAGTCATTTTACCTACTCGTTGACAATGATCACAAGCCTTGCAATATGCATATGAATCTTTAAAGATTGTAGGCCAATAAAAATCACTGTCAAGTACTTTATGGGTTTTTTTTGTGGTCCAAAATGACCTCCACAAGCATGAGAATGTGAGAAAGCAAGGATAGATTGAAATTCAAAATCAGGAACACATCttcaaaagacttgattagcgcAATGTTT
The genomic region above belongs to Humulus lupulus chromosome 1, drHumLupu1.1, whole genome shotgun sequence and contains:
- the LOC133823603 gene encoding uncharacterized protein LOC133823603, translated to MLQLQELEEIRNVAYENSKIYKEKTKTFHDQNRIIQKTFDAGQRVLLYHSLLKLFRDKLKSRWVRPFIVVHHYPHGAVEITSPSTGKLLKVNGQRLKPYYESFEEEQATMIHLFNLKYIDEV
- the LOC133823609 gene encoding uncharacterized protein LOC133823609 produces the protein MCNGSDYAVGAVLGRVGKVLHVIYYASWTLNDAQLNYSTTEKKLLAVIFVIEKFWSYLIGTKVIVYIDHATLKYFLVKKEAKPRLIQWIVPLQDFDYEIKEKRGSEKLVADHLNSYAYCKACDHCQRVGKMTAMDQMPQTPIHIIEIFDVWGIDFMGPFPSSCSFEYIVLVVDCVSKWVEAKATKVDNSKTVVEFIRTNIFVIFVTHKVTSAYHPQANGQAEVSNSEVKSTLEKTVNPNRKDWSVRLDVALCAYHRAYKTPLGMSPYRLVYGKTCNLAAELEHKAWWTVKKCNMEMDNADQ